Proteins encoded together in one Colius striatus isolate bColStr4 chromosome 3, bColStr4.1.hap1, whole genome shotgun sequence window:
- the PDZD9 gene encoding PDZ domain-containing protein 9, which translates to MEHTHSSSTAGDETKRQLSALENVPQETVIVALKANIKMSAQGSGLTTIQNGPYLQRVNLIKKSPAANGGKLKPVQEVISTEIFSGH; encoded by the exons ATGGAACATACACACTCTTCATCCACAGCTGGGGATGAAACTAAGA GGCAGTTGTCAGCACTGGAAAACGTCCCTCAGGAAACAGTGATTGTAGCATTGAAGGCAAACATTAAGATGAGTGCACAAGGATCAGGTCTCACAACCATACAGAACGGGCCATATCTCCAGAGAGTAAACCTCATTAAGAAAAGCCCTGCAGCTAACGGTGGAAAGCTAAAGCCAG TGCAAGAGGTTATCTCTACCGAAATCTTCAGTGGCCACTGA
- the LOC104550803 gene encoding cytochrome b-c1 complex subunit 2, mitochondrial, with translation MKGFPVVARSLSKRLYSLKVAPKVAPSKTAERVKLSPESQDLEITKLPNGLIIASLENFSPASRIGVFIKAGSRYETTSNLGTAHLLRLASNLTTKGASSFRITRGIEAVGGSLSVYSTREKMTYSVECLRDYVDTVMEYLLNVTTAPEFRPWEVSDLQPQLKVDKAIAFQNPQVGVLENLHAAAYKNALANPLYCPDYTIGKITSEQLHHFVQNNFTSARMALVGIGVKHSDLKQVAEHFLNIRSGAGISSAKAVYRGGEIREQNGDSLVHAAIVTEGAAVGSAEANAFSVLQHVLGAGPLIKRGSNVTSKLSQGIAKATTQPFDVSAFNVNYSDSGLFGIYTISQAPNAGEVIKAALNQIKAVAQGSVTDQDVTRAKNQLKATYLMSVETAEGLLNEIGSESLVSGTHSSPSVVAQKIDSVATADVVNAAKKFVNGKKTMAASGDLGNTPFLDEL, from the exons ATGAAGGGATTCCCAGTGGTCGCGCGTTCCCTTTCG AAGAGACTGTACTCACTTAAAGTAGCTCCTAAAGTTGCGCCCTCAAAAACTGCAGAGCGAGTGAAACTGTCTCCAGAGTCTCAGGATCTTGAG ATCACAAAATTACCAAATGGTTTAATTATTGCATCTCTGGAGAACTTTTCTCCAGCTTCAAGAATCGGTGTGTTTATTAAGGCAGGCAGCAGATATGAGACCACAAGTAACCTGGGAACTGCTCACTTGCTTCGTCTTGCATCTAATTTG accACTAAAGGAGCATCTTCTTTCCGGATTACTCGTGGCATTGAAGCTGTTGGGGGCAGCCTAAG cgTGTACTCaacaagagagaaaatgacTTACTCTGTTGAGTGCCTGCGTGACTATGT TGATACAGTAATGGAATACCTTCTTAATGTCACCACAGCACCAGAGTTCAGACCATGGGAAGTAAGTGATCTTCAGCCACAACTAAAAGTTGACAAAGCAATTGCATTTCAGAATCCTCAAGTTG GAGTGCTGGAAAACCTGCATGCTGCAGCTTACAAGAATGCTCTGGCAAACCCATTATATTGTCCAGATTACACAATTGGGAAAATTACTTCTGAGCAG CTTCACCATTTTGTACAGAACAATTTCACCAGTGCAAGAATGGCTCTTGTAGGAATAG GTGTAAAGCACTCTGACTTAAAGCAAGTTGCAGAGCACTTCCTGAATATCCGAAGTGGAGCTGGTATTTCTAGTGCAAAGGCTGTGTATCGAGGGG GAGAAATCAGAGAACAGAATGGTGATAGCCTTGTCCATGCTGCTATTGTAACagaaggagctgctgttggGAGTGCAGAAGCGAATGCCTTCAGTGTCCTTCAGCATGTTTTAGGTGCTGGACCCCTTATCAAAAGGGGAAGCAATGTTACCAGCAAATTGTCCCAGGGTATTGCTAAAGCAACTACCCAGCCATTTGAT GTTTCTGCATTTAATGTTAATTACTCTGATTCTGGGCTCTTTGGGATTTATACCATATCCCAGGCTCCAAATGCTGGAGAG GTCATTAAAGCTGCTTTGAACCAGATAAAGGCAGTTGCTCAGGGCAGTGTCACTGATCAGGATGTCACAAGAGCCAA AAATCAGCTGAAAGCCACCTATTTGATGTCAGTGGAGACTGCAGAAGGGTTGCTGAATGAAATTGGCTCTGAGTCGTTGGTTTCTGGCACACACTCATCCCCATCTGTGGTTGCTCAAAAAATTGACTCTGTGGCCACTGCTGATGTTGTGAAT GCTGCAAAGAAGTTTgtcaatggaaagaaaacaatggcAGCTAGTGGGGATTTGGGAAATACTCCTTTTCTTGATGAGCTGTAA